Proteins from one Micromonospora sp. M71_S20 genomic window:
- the trpA gene encoding tryptophan synthase subunit alpha — MSRIGVAFDKARADGRAVLVGCMPAGFPTVEGSIAAMTAMVEAGVDVIEVEIPYSDPVMDGPVIQKASDIALAGGVRTRDTLRVIEAVAATGAPVVTMTYWNPVERYGVDAFARDLASAGGTGLVTPDLIPEEAGEWLAASDAYGLDRTFLVSPSSTDARLAMTVGHCRGFVYATAIMGVTGARAQTSDAAPVLVSRVREVTELPVGVGLGVGTGAQAGTVAGYADGVIVGSALIRCLLDAPDEASGLAALRALSAELAEGVRNPAR; from the coding sequence GTGAGCCGGATCGGGGTGGCCTTCGACAAGGCCCGCGCCGACGGGCGGGCCGTGCTGGTCGGCTGCATGCCGGCCGGGTTCCCGACCGTCGAGGGCAGCATCGCCGCGATGACCGCCATGGTCGAGGCCGGTGTCGACGTCATCGAGGTCGAGATCCCGTACTCCGACCCGGTGATGGACGGGCCGGTGATCCAGAAGGCCAGCGACATCGCCCTCGCCGGCGGCGTACGCACCAGGGACACGCTGCGCGTCATCGAGGCGGTCGCGGCCACCGGGGCGCCCGTGGTCACGATGACCTACTGGAACCCCGTCGAGCGGTACGGCGTCGACGCCTTCGCCCGGGACCTCGCCTCGGCCGGGGGCACCGGGCTGGTCACCCCCGACCTGATCCCCGAGGAGGCCGGCGAGTGGCTCGCCGCCTCGGACGCGTACGGGCTGGACCGCACCTTCCTGGTCTCGCCGTCCTCGACCGACGCGCGGCTGGCGATGACCGTCGGGCACTGCCGGGGCTTCGTCTACGCCACCGCGATCATGGGGGTGACCGGCGCCCGGGCGCAGACGTCCGACGCGGCGCCCGTCCTGGTGTCGCGGGTGCGGGAGGTCACCGAGCTGCCGGTCGGCGTCGGGCTGGGCGTCGGCACGGGCGCGCAGGCCGGCACCGTCGCCGGGTACGCCGACGGCGTCATCGTCGGCAGCGCCCTGATCCGCTGCCTGCTCGACGCGCCGGACGAGGCGTCCGGGCTGGCCGCCCTGCGCGCGCTGAGCGCGGAACTCGCCGAGGGCGTCCGCAACCCCGCCCGCTGA
- a CDS encoding NUDIX hydrolase, protein MSALTWAVAAVVTDDAGRVLLCRQGRGERHGLPGGRLRPAESPVHAATRDIRAETGWEVEVVDLVGLYHLAGRCGPSPPARAASAAGRAGPLPDVLVHVFRARTRGSGPVGDPAGGCRLSWHHPSALPEALTPTTRAALTDALAGRSGVLRDAAPGDPVPAAGHPPGQRSTPPADRTPQH, encoded by the coding sequence ACCGACGACGCCGGCCGGGTGCTGCTGTGCCGGCAGGGGCGGGGCGAGCGCCACGGGCTGCCCGGTGGGCGGCTGCGCCCGGCCGAGAGCCCCGTGCACGCGGCCACGCGCGACATCCGGGCCGAGACCGGGTGGGAGGTCGAGGTCGTCGACCTGGTCGGCCTCTACCACCTCGCCGGGCGGTGCGGGCCGTCGCCGCCGGCGCGCGCGGCTTCGGCGGCCGGGCGGGCCGGGCCGCTGCCCGACGTCCTGGTGCACGTCTTCCGGGCGCGTACGCGGGGGTCGGGGCCGGTCGGCGACCCGGCGGGCGGCTGCCGGCTGTCCTGGCACCACCCCTCGGCCCTGCCCGAGGCGCTCACCCCGACCACCCGGGCGGCGCTCACCGACGCCCTGGCGGGCCGCTCCGGCGTGCTGCGTGACGCCGCCCCGGGCGATCCGGTGCCGGCGGCGGGCCACCCACCGGGGCAGCGGAGCACTCCGCCGGCCGACCGGACACCCCAGCACTGA